The following proteins are encoded in a genomic region of Oncorhynchus gorbuscha isolate QuinsamMale2020 ecotype Even-year linkage group LG11, OgorEven_v1.0, whole genome shotgun sequence:
- the kyat1 gene encoding kynurenine--oxoglutarate transaminase 1 isoform X2 produces the protein MARQLHARRIEGIDKNTWVEFTQLAADYKGHPPLVSILAKFFGRVVGHEINAFEDILVTVGAYQALFCTFQALVDEEDEVIIIEPFFDCYQPMVKMAGGKGVYVPLRPRVEGGKALTSADWVLSSEELASKFNPRTKAIVINTPNNPLGKVYKREELQVIADLCIKHDVVCISDEVYEWLTYDGAKHVKIASLPGMWERTVTIGSGGKSFSATGWKVGWAIGAGPIVKHLKTVHQNSVYHCATAAQEAVAQGFQREYELFGTPESYFLQLPEMLNQKRKKLATCLESVGLQPILPEGGYFMISDISSLKVDLNDPSTQDEPHDYRFAKWLIKEKGLATIPVSVFYSPEHRKDFQNYIRFCFVKEDSTLNAAEDILRKWSD, from the exons GGCCATCCCCCTCTTGTGTCGATCCTGGCTAAGTTCTTTGGTAGAGTCGTGGGACATGAGATTAATGCTTTCGAGGACATCCTGGTCACTGTCGGAGCCTACCAGGCTCTCTTCTGCACCTTTCAAGCCCTGGTCGATGAAGAAGATGAG GTCATCATTATTGAGCCTTTTTTCGACTGCTATCAGCCAATGGTGAAGATGGCAGGAGGAAAAGGTGTCTATGTGCCACTGAGGCCT AGAGTGGAGGGGGGCAAGGCCCTGACTAGTGCAGACTGGGTCCTATCTTCTGAGGAGTTGGCCAGTAAATTCAACCCACGCACCAAAGCCATCGTCATCAACACTCCCAACAATCCATTAGGCAAG GTGTATAAGAGGGAGGAGCTCCAAGTGATTGCTGACCTGTGTATAAAGCACgatgtggtgtgtatcagtgacGAGGTGTACGAGTGGCTGACTTATGACGGTGCCAAGCACGTGAAGATAG CCAGTCTTCCTGGGATGTGGGAGCGGACTGTCACGATAGGAAGCGGAGGAAAGAGCTTCAGTGCTACAGGGTGGAAG GTTGGCTGGGCTATTGGAGCAGGGCCCATTGTAAAGCACCTGAAGACCGTCCATCAGAACTCTGTGTACCACTGTGCCACGGCCGCTCAG GAGGCGGTGGCCCAAGGTTTCCAGAGAGAGTACGAGCTCTTTGGGACGCCAGAGAGTTACTTCCTGCAGCTGCCTGAGATGCTGAATCAGAAGAGGAAGAAGCTGGCGACCTGTCTGGAGAGTGTTGGCCTGCAGCCCATTCTGCCCGAGGGAGGCTACTTCATGATATCAGACATCTCCTCTCTCA AGGTTGACTTGAATGATCCAAGCACTCAGGATGAACCTCATGACTACAGATTTGCCAAGTGGCTCATTAAAGAGAAG GGTTTGGCCACTATCCCTGTCTCTGTTTTCTACAGCCCTGAGCACCGCAAGGACTTCCAAAACTACATTCGGTTCTGCTTCGTCAAGGAGGACTCGACATTGAACGCTGCTGAGGATATCCTAAGAAAGTGGAGTGACTGA
- the st6galnac4 gene encoding alpha-N-acetyl-neuraminyl-2,3-beta-galactosyl-1,3-N-acetyl-galactosaminide alpha-2,6-sialyltransferase: MKSQRCHWICLVIVTLSVLLWYVHMTRSDGSNSMVNIGLQGYLRITPGRRDQFLKMHCRQCALVSSSGQMQGASLREEIDQMGCVIRMNNAPTLGYERDVGSRTSLRVVSHTSVPLLIKNESYYFRHSADTTYVFWGPERNMRQDGKGRVFNALLKMATKYPQVKIYMVTREKIQYCDSVFQNETGKNRMNSGAFLSTGFFTMILAMDMCDSIHVYGMIDDNFCSRADHSVAPYHYYEGSRMDECRMYRLHEHASRGGHRFITEKAIYARWALHHRVEFKHPSWNLQERKHDP, translated from the exons ATGAAGTCTCAG AGGTGCCACTGGATTTGTCTAGTTATTGTAACACTGTCAGTGTTGTTATGGTACGTCCACATGACCAGATCAGATGGGTCCAACAGCATGGTCAACATTGGTCTCCAAGGATACCTCAGGATCACCCCTGGCAGGAGGGATCAG TTTCTGAAGATGCACTGCCGCCAGTGTGCCTTGGTGTCCAGCTCGGGCCAGATGCAGGGGGCAAGTCTCAGAGAGGAGATTGACCAGATGGGGTGTGTGATCCGCATGAACAACGCCCCCACACTGGGCTATGAGAGGGACGTAGGGAGCAGAACCAGTCTGAGGGTCGTATCGCACACCAGTGTTCCCCTGCTGATTAAAAACGAGAGCTATTACTTCAGGCACTCTGCAGACACCACCTACGTGTTCTGGGGTCCTGAGCGGAACATGAGGCAGGATGGGAAAGGCCGTGTTTTTAATGCCTTGCTGAAGATGGCCACGAAGTACCCGCAGGTCAAAATATACATGGTGACTCGGGAGAAGATCCAGTACTGTGACAGTGTTTTTCAGAACGAGACAGGGAAAAACAG AATGAATTCGGGTGCTTTTCTCAGCACTGGTTTCTTCACCATGATCCTGGCCATGGACATGTGTGACAGTATTCACGTCTATGGGATGATCGACGATAACTTCTGCAG CCGTGCCGATCACAGTGTTGCTCCTTACCACTACTACGAGGGAAGCCGGATGGACGAGTGCCGCATGTACCGGCTGCACGAGCACGCAAGTCGTGGCGGCCATCGCTTCATTACCGAGAAGGCCATCTATGCCCGATGGGCCTTGCACCACAGGGTGGAGTTCAAACACCCTTCCTGGAACCTGCAGGAGAGGAAACATGACCCCTGA
- the st6galnac6 gene encoding alpha-N-acetylgalactosaminide alpha-2,6-sialyltransferase 6, with the protein MGMRLVEKQGPQSQKMVIFGAIFLLMTLLILFSSNSGNDISPFYSPFRASSPHHPIKVTDLKKWAGKEGYVAVYGNKSLTLHCHHCALVTSSSHMLGSGAGPDIDRAQCVIRMNDAPLSGYERDVGSRTTLRVVAHSSVFRVVRRPAEFLNLTDHQANSAVIFWGPPTKIGRESKGTLYRLIQRVSMTYSNLSSFTITPSKMHKFDTLFQKETGRDRAKSQSWLSTGWFTMVIAIEKCDNIKVYGMVPPSHCGKKPQPKKMPYHYYKPRGTDECVTYLQNERGRKGPHHRFITEKQVFARWAKQYNITFTHPTW; encoded by the exons ATGGGGATGAGGCTTGTTGAAAAG CAAGGGCCTCAGAGCCAGAAGATGGTGATCTTCGGAGCCATCTTCCTCCTGAtgaccctcctcatcctctttagCTCCAACAGCGGCAACGACATCAGTCCCTTCTACAGTCCCTTCCGGGCGTCCTCGCCTCATCACCCCATCAAGGTCACTGACCTCAAGAAATGGGCAGGGAAGGAGGGCTATGTGGCTGTCTATGGAAACAAG AGTCTGACCCTGCACTGCCACCACTGTGCCCTGGTGACCAGCTCCAGCCATATGCTGGGCAGCGGGGCCGGACCGGACATCGACCGCGCACAGTGTGTGATCCGCATGAATGACGCCCCCCTGTCGGGGTACGAACGTGACGTGGGGAGCCGGACCACCCTCAGGGTGGTGGCCCACTCCAGTGTGTTCAGGGTGGTTCGACGGCCAGCTGAGTTTCTCAACCTCACGGACCACCAGGCAAATTCTGCAGTCATATTCTGGGGACCACCCACCAAGATTGGTAGAGAGTCTAAAGGAACACTGTACCGTCTGATCCAGAGAGTCAGCATGACCTACAGTAACCTGTCCAGCTTTACCATCACGCCCAGCAAGATGCACAAGTTTGATACACTGTTTCAGAAGGAGACAGGGCGAGACAG AGCAAAGTCTCAGTCCTGGTTGAGCACCGGCTGGTTCACAATGGTGATTGCGATCGAGAAGTGTGACAATATTAAAGTGTACGGGATGGTTCCGCCCAGTCACTGTGG AAAAAAGCCCCAGCCCAAGAAGATGCCTTACCACTACTATAAACCCAGAGGCACAGATGAGTGTGTGACCTACCTGCAAAATGAGAGGGGTCGGAAGGGCCCCCACCATCGCTtcatcacagagaaacaggtgtTTGCACGCTGGGCCAAGCAGTATAACATCACCTTCACTCACCCAACATGGTGA
- the spout1 gene encoding putative methyltransferase C9orf114 homolog, with protein sequence MTDSVASKKPKLSSSQGEDRVDWKKWKAERKEIKKQIKESKLIQQLDKQKQEEEEKTEAALQQSQRENRSGRSYTVSVALPGSVLDNAQSTELRTYLAGQIARACVVFCVDEIIVFDEQDEDVKTVEGEFNGVGKKGQACIQLARILQFLECPQYLRKSFFPMHKDLQYAGLLNPLDSPHHMRKDDECEYREGVVLDRPSKPGKGSLVNCGMWKEVQIDKQLQSGLRVTVHMNKIQNKDGRLHKGVVVAPHKPRTEGGLYWGYSVRLASSLSNVFTECPHKEGYDLTIGTSEKGSDVDKTSLSPFTHMLVVFGGLQGLEASVDADQNLEVADPGVLFDLYLNTCPNQGSRTIRTEEAILISMSSLRQKITAAFPDKSNGS encoded by the exons ATGACGGACAGCGTTGCATCGAAAAAGCCCAAATTGTCCTCTTCTCAG GGCGAGGACAGAGTAGATTGGAAGAAATGGAAAGCGGAAC GAAAAGAGATCAAGAAGCAAATCAAAGAATCCAAGCTGATTCAACAACTTGACAAGCAgaagcaagaggaggaggagaagactgaggcAGCACTGCAGCAGAGTCAGAGGGAAAACCGATCAG GACGGTCGTACACAGTGAGCGTGGCCTTGCCTGGTTCTGTCCTGGACAATGCCCAGTCTACAGAACTCCGCACATACCTGGCTGGACAGATAGCCAGAGCCTGCGTCGTGTTCTGTGTCGACGAGATCATCGTATTTGACGAACAAGATGAGGATGTCAA GACTGTTGAGGGAGAATTCAATGGTGTCGGCAAGAAGGGTCAAGCCTGCATTCAACTGGCTAGAATCCTCCAGTTCTTGGAATGCCCACA GTACCTGCGCAAATCATTCTTCCCAATGCATAAAGATTTACAGTATGCCG GCTTGCTCAACCCTCTGGACAGCCCTCACCACATGAGGAAGGATGATGAGTGTGAGTACCGGGAGGGGGTGGTCCTCGATCGGCCTAGCAAACCAGGAAAAGGCTCCTTGGTCAACTGTGGAATGTGGAAG GAGGTGCAGATAGATAAGCAGCTACAGTCTGGTCTCAGAGTCACTGTCCACATGAACAAGATCCAGAATAAAG aTGGTAGACTACACAAAGGGGTGGTGGTGGCGCCTCACAAGCCGCGAACAGAGGGAGGTCTGTACTGGGGCTACAGTGTTCGCCTGGCCTCAAGTCTAA GTAATGTGTTCACCGAGTGTCCACATAAAGAGGGCTATGATCTGACCATTGGAACATCTGAGAAGGGCAGTGATGTTGACAAAACTTCTCTTTCTCCATTCAC GCACATGTTGGTTGTGTTTGGTGGTCTGCAGGGCTTGGAGGCCAGTGTGGACGCTGATCAGAACCTGGAGGTGGCGGACCCCGGTGTCCTATTTGACCTGTACCTCAACACCTGCCCCAACCAGGGCAGCAGAACCATCCGCACAGAG GAGGCCATCCTGATCTCCATGTCCAGCCTGAGGCAGAAAATCACAGCCGCATTTCCAGACAAGTCGAACGGCTCATAA
- the miga2 gene encoding mitoguardin 2: MSIGRAEGMSIAQALAMTVAEIPVFLYSTFGQSIFSQLKLSPSLKKVLFATALGSVALALTAHHMKRRGRKRKQATAVKDEQKQVGIPEALIRSGRPSSLRRGGPFPGRQMMSPSTRSNETMSGISSLAPSKHSSSSHSIASMRVPTSPNQSANPSTPWEAEPVEEESGAMGDANAENLYIIGMELFEEALQKWEQALNIRHHTHSNASKASTSLALEGAAACPNLPTSESRNKVFAEKLETLLHRAYHLQEDFGATIPPDSLLADFESEGTLILPNLESRMREDDATTITSDDSFFSAAELFDNLSLEVCQPLRPAALYDEAVSLVQNGSVPCRELRTELLECYGDQDFLAKLHCVRQAFQVLLLDETHRTFFMETGKQMITGLMTKANKSPKAFLETYEDMLLYTQREETWPVSRMELEGRGVVVMNFFDIVLDFILMDAFDDLESPPSSVVAVLRNRWLSDSFKETALATACWSVLKAKRRLLMVPDGFISHFYAISEQVSPVLAFGFLGPRQHLSEVCTIFKQQIVQYLKDMFDHDKVRFTSAQSLAEDILSLSHRRSDILLGYLGIDSLLEPNGALPQGDTEPGPSPSNHH, from the exons ATGTCAATCGGAAGAGCAGAAGGGATGTCCATCGCCCAGGCCTTGGCCATGACTGTGGCTGAGATCCCTGTGTTTCTCTACTCCACCTTTGGGCAG TCCATATTCTCTCAGCTGAAGCTTTCTCCTAGTCTGAAGAAGGTGCTGTTTGCCACAGCTCTGGGGAGTGTAGCCCTGGCCCTCACCGCCCACCACATGAAGAGACGCGGCAGGAAACGGAAACAGGCAACAGCTGTGAAAGATGAGCAGAAGCAGGTGGGAATACCAGAGGCGTTGATCCGGTCAGGGAGACCGTCATCTCTGAGGAGAG GTGGTCCGTTTCCCGGGCGACAGATGATGAGCCCCAGCACACGGAGCAACGAAACCATGAGCGGCATCTCTTCACTGGCTCCCAGCAAACACTCAAGCTCCTCCCACAGCATAGCCTCT ATGCGAGTCCCGACTTCTCCGAACCAGTCGGCCAATCCGTCGACTCCCTGGGAGGCAGAGCCTGTGGAGGAAGAGTCGGGAGCCATGGGGGACGCAAACGCAGAGAACCTGTACATCATTG GTATGGAGTTGTTTGAGGAGGCCCTTCAGAAGTGGGAGCAGGCCCTGAACATCCGGCACCACACCCACTCCAATGCCTCCAAAGCCAGTACCAGCCTAGCCCTGGAGGGGGCAGCGGCCTGCCCCAACCTGCCCACG TCTGAATCACGTAACAAGGTCTTTGCCGAGAAGCTGGAGACCCTCCTTCACAGGGCCTACCACCTACAGGAGGACTTTGGCGCCACTATTCCCCCAGATAGCCTGCTGGCAGACTTTG AGAGTGAGGGAACACTCATCCTGCCAAACTTGGAGAGTAGAATGCGTGAAGACGATGCCACTACAATCACTTCTGACGATTCCTTCTTCTCAGCAGCAGAA TTGTTTGACAACCTATCTCTGGAGGTGTGTCAGCCTCTGAGGCCCGCTGCTCTTTACGACGAGGCTGTGTCATTAGTCCAGAACGGCAGCGTGCCCTGTCGAGAGCTCCG AACTGAGCTGCTAGAATGCTACGGTGACCAAGACTTCCTAGCCAAGCTTCACTGTGTGAGACAAGCCTTCCAG GTTTTGTTGTTGGATGAAACTCACCGGACGTTCTTCATGGAGACCGGCAAGCAGATGATCACAGGACTCATGACCAAGGCAAACAAG agtcCCAAAGCTTTCCTGGAAACCTATGAGGACATGCTTCTCTACACCCAGAGAGAGGAGACCTGGCCAGTCAGCAGGATGGAACTGGAGGGGCGAGGGG TGGTGGTTATGAACTTCTTTGACATCGTGCTGGACTTCATCCTGATGGATGCCTTTGATGACCTGGAGAGCCCGCCCTCGTCCGTTGTGGCTGTGCTCAGGAACCGTTGGCTCTCTGACAGCTTCAAGGAGACG gcCCTGGCTACTGCGTGCTGGTCCGTTCTGAAGGCCAAGCGGCGTCTGTTGATGGTTCCAGACGGCTTCATCTCCCACTTCTATGCCATATCAGAACAGGTCAGCCCCGTCCTGGCCTTTGGCTTCCTGGGGCCCCGACAGCACCTCAGTGAGGTGTGCACCATCTTCAAG CAACAAATAGTGCAGTACCTGAAAGATATGTTTGACCACGACAAGGTGCGCTTCACCTCGGCCCAGTCGTTAGCCGAGGACATCCTGAGCCTGTCCCACCGCCGCAGTGACATCCTGCTGGGCTACCTTGGCATTGACAGCCTGCTGGAGCCCAATGGAGCCCTACCCCAAGGAGACACAGAACCGGGCCCCAGCCCCTCCAACCACCACTGA